In the Natronogracilivirga saccharolytica genome, one interval contains:
- a CDS encoding dipeptide epimerase, giving the protein MTTFNLTAEEFNLPLKRTFTISRGSRDEVRNVLIRISAEGVTGTGEAAPNHRYEETQESAIQYLSQFGEFSLNNPFDVSELVSAMEKAAPGEYAAKAGLEMALYDWIGKKLNIPLYKLLQAPDRKGPRTTFTFGIDKPEKMREKVEDAGPYPLLKVKMGTSDDKEIMDAIREHTDKPVLVDANEGWQTFDKALEMIRFLEDKNVFLIEQPMPAECKKEMRKLKFKSSIPLVADESITGRESLVELSAQFHGINIKLMKTGAISSSLRIIHAARKLGLQVMTGCMVESAIADTASALVSLWADYADLDGHLLVAENPVKGLEVLPDGYIRLRNIPGLGLLE; this is encoded by the coding sequence ATGACAACATTTAATTTGACAGCGGAGGAGTTTAACCTGCCTTTAAAAAGGACATTCACCATATCCAGAGGTTCGAGAGATGAAGTAAGAAATGTTTTGATCCGGATATCTGCAGAAGGTGTTACCGGGACAGGTGAGGCCGCACCCAATCACAGATATGAAGAGACTCAGGAGTCTGCTATTCAGTACCTCAGCCAATTCGGTGAATTTTCCCTGAACAATCCTTTCGACGTATCTGAGCTGGTCTCCGCAATGGAAAAAGCAGCACCCGGTGAATATGCCGCAAAAGCCGGTCTTGAGATGGCTCTGTACGACTGGATTGGCAAAAAGCTCAATATTCCGCTATACAAACTGCTGCAGGCTCCTGACCGCAAAGGTCCCCGTACCACCTTTACTTTTGGTATCGACAAGCCGGAGAAAATGCGGGAAAAAGTGGAGGATGCCGGGCCATATCCCTTGCTTAAGGTAAAAATGGGTACAAGTGATGATAAGGAAATCATGGATGCGATCAGGGAGCATACCGATAAACCTGTATTGGTTGATGCAAATGAAGGATGGCAGACATTTGACAAAGCCCTTGAAATGATCCGGTTTCTTGAGGACAAGAATGTCTTTCTCATTGAACAACCGATGCCGGCTGAATGCAAAAAGGAGATGCGGAAGCTGAAATTCAAATCTTCCATTCCGCTTGTTGCAGATGAAAGCATAACGGGAAGAGAGTCACTTGTGGAACTGTCTGCACAGTTTCATGGAATAAATATAAAGTTGATGAAAACGGGTGCGATCAGCAGTTCGCTCAGAATCATTCATGCTGCAAGAAAACTGGGACTTCAGGTTATGACAGGGTGCATGGTTGAGTCTGCCATTGCCGATACAGCATCTGCTCTGGTGTCTCTCTGGGCTGATTATGCTGATCTGGACGGGCATCTTCTGGTAGCTGAAAACCCGGTAAAAGGACTCGAGGTTTTGCCTGACGGATACATCCGACTGCGGAATATACCCGGTTTGGGGTTGCTTGAATAA
- a CDS encoding response regulator, with product MEMYPPITITSRVELFTRKNARAISPVSNALDHESFTAHRSGFRSPNLKLVDLQRSNGNNGHSRSDTLSWPETKNSQGVHKFKALHIEDDDEIRYLVRAFLKNYVDLDPAVDAQDAFGYTSQNRYDFIITDINLGDGPDGIEATRKIKEMTNYSDIPVIAATANAGTDIRNKCKEVGMDAFLLKPFMKKDLINTIDQVMNRQ from the coding sequence ATGGAAATGTATCCACCAATCACAATTACTTCCCGCGTTGAGTTATTTACGAGGAAAAACGCAAGAGCTATCAGTCCGGTATCAAACGCGCTTGATCATGAGTCATTTACAGCTCATCGGTCAGGCTTCCGTTCACCCAACCTGAAGCTGGTAGACTTGCAAAGAAGTAATGGGAATAACGGACATAGCAGATCAGATACACTGTCATGGCCGGAAACCAAAAACAGCCAGGGTGTACATAAATTCAAAGCTTTGCATATAGAAGATGACGACGAAATCCGTTATCTGGTCAGGGCTTTTTTGAAAAATTATGTAGACCTTGATCCCGCTGTGGATGCTCAGGATGCATTCGGATACACATCCCAAAATCGATACGATTTCATTATTACGGATATCAACCTTGGCGACGGTCCCGACGGGATCGAAGCAACCCGGAAAATCAAGGAAATGACAAATTACAGTGATATTCCTGTCATAGCAGCAACCGCAAATGCAGGGACTGATATCCGTAATAAATGCAAGGAAGTCGGAATGGATGCCTTTTTGCTTAAGCCATTCATGAAAAAAGACCTGATTAACACTATTGATCAGGTTATGAACCGGCAGTAA